The following are encoded together in the Zingiber officinale cultivar Zhangliang chromosome 8A, Zo_v1.1, whole genome shotgun sequence genome:
- the LOC122008059 gene encoding protein YABBY 4-like, producing the protein MSSSSAAFSLDHLSPPPSEHLCYVHCNFCDTVLAVSVPYTSLFKTVTVRCGHCTNLLSVNMRGLLLPAANQLHHLSHGCFNPPHQNLLDELQCQPPSLLLDPSMLCNTNNGNSCSNNGSSLISSNAAAGINNGNAMATAVKGVEDDQLPRAPVVNRPPEKRQRVPSAYNRFIKDEIQRIKAGNPDITHREAFSAAAKNWAHFPHIHFGLMPDQGLKKANLRQLPEGAEDVLPKEGFYPTAAAAAAAAASAAAAAAAAANTGVTPF; encoded by the exons ATGTCATCCTCCTCAGCCGCCTTTTCCTTGGACCACCTCTCCCCACCCCCTTCCGAGCACCTCTGCTACGTCCACTGCAACTTTTGCGACACCGTCCTCGCG GTGAGCGTTCCCTACACCAGCTTGTTCAAGACGGTGACGGTGAGGTGCGGCCACTGCACCAACCTCCTCTCCGTCAACATGAGAGGCCTTCTTCTCCCCGCCGCCAACCAGCTCCACCACCTCAGCCATGGCTGCTTCAACCCACCTCATCAAAACCTCCTG GATGAGCTGCAGTGCCAGCCGCCGAGCTTGCTGCTGGATCCCTCCATGCTATGCAATACTAACAACGGCAACAGCTGCAGCAACAACGGCAGCAGCCTCATCAGCAGCAACGCCGCCGCCGGCATTAACAACGGCAACGCTATGGCGACTGCAGTGAAAGGGGTGGAAGACGACCAGCTCCCACGCGCCCCAGTGGTCAACAGAC CTCCGGAGAAGAGGCAGAGAGTTCCATCTGCGTACAATCGATTCATCAA GGACGAAATCCAACGCATTAAGGCTGGGAATCCCGACATCACTCACAGGGAGGCCTTCAGCGCCGCTGCGAAGAAC TGGGCCCACTTTCCGCACATCCATTTCGGCCTGATGCCCGATCAGGGTCTGAAGAAGGCCAACCTGCGCCAGCTTCCG GAAGGGGCTGAGGATGTTCTTCCCAAGGAGGGCTTCTACCCCACAGCCGCTGCCGCTGCCGCTGCCGCTGCCTCTGCCGCTGCCGCTGCCGCTGCTGCTGCAAACACGGGAGTCACTCCTTTCTAA